The Thermotoga sp. Mc24 genome includes a window with the following:
- a CDS encoding glycerophosphodiester phosphodiesterase family protein, with translation MIVLGHRGYSAKYLENTLEALMKAIEAGADGVELDARLSKDGEVVVSHDEDLKRLFGLDVKIRDATVSELKELTDGKMTTLREVFENITDDKIINVEIKEREVADAVLEISKKRKNLIFSSFDLDLLDEKFKGTKYGYLIDEENYGSIENFVERVEKERPYSLHIPYQAFELEYAVEVLRSFRKKGILVLVWTLNDSEIYRKIRGEIDGVITDEVELFVKLR, from the coding sequence GTGATCGTTCTGGGTCACAGAGGATACTCCGCAAAATACCTTGAAAACACTCTCGAAGCACTTATGAAGGCGATAGAAGCGGGAGCAGATGGGGTGGAACTGGACGCGAGGTTGTCGAAAGATGGGGAAGTTGTCGTCTCACACGATGAAGATTTGAAAAGACTGTTCGGTCTGGACGTGAAGATAAGAGATGCCACCGTGTCAGAACTGAAAGAATTAACAGATGGGAAAATGACCACCCTTAGGGAAGTGTTCGAAAACATCACGGATGATAAAATCATTAACGTTGAGATAAAAGAAAGAGAAGTGGCAGATGCCGTTCTGGAAATTTCGAAAAAAAGGAAGAATCTGATATTCTCCTCTTTCGATCTGGACCTTCTCGATGAGAAATTCAAGGGGACAAAATACGGCTATCTGATAGATGAAGAAAACTACGGAAGTATCGAAAACTTTGTCGAGAGAGTTGAAAAAGAACGTCCTTATTCACTCCACATTCCATACCAGGCGTTTGAGTTAGAATACGCGGTGGAGGTTTTGAGGAGTTTCAGAAAAAAAGGAATCTTGGTCCTCGTCTGGACGCTGAACGATTCGGAGATCTATCGAAAGATACGCGGAGAAATAGATGGGGTTATCACAGACGAAGTGGAACTCTTCGTGAAGTTGAGGTGA
- a CDS encoding DUF3242 domain-containing protein, with amino-acid sequence MKRTLFFFAVVFLTLPSCTVLKVVVPPEAYSLDTAIFVLETRDHILSDVKEIDSYEGVEMKGKVAVFETDYGPVFLYVYKGEEAKKIWKKLNSRAGFVSIRSVLDLPNMGKFSTVSDGKKIIAWWRKNWLFVVEGKNGVEEFVKHVYRVYEEMKR; translated from the coding sequence GTGAAGCGTACTCTGTTCTTCTTTGCTGTTGTGTTCCTGACGCTTCCTTCCTGCACCGTCTTAAAAGTAGTGGTACCACCGGAGGCTTACTCCCTGGATACAGCCATCTTTGTCCTGGAGACCAGAGATCACATATTGTCAGATGTGAAAGAGATAGACAGCTATGAAGGTGTAGAAATGAAGGGCAAAGTTGCGGTTTTTGAGACAGATTACGGCCCTGTTTTCCTCTACGTCTACAAAGGCGAAGAAGCGAAGAAGATTTGGAAGAAGCTGAACAGCAGAGCTGGGTTTGTGTCTATAAGAAGTGTTCTGGACCTGCCCAACATGGGAAAATTCTCCACAGTATCGGATGGAAAGAAGATCATTGCTTGGTGGAGAAAAAACTGGCTCTTCGTTGTCGAGGGAAAGAACGGTGTAGAAGAATTCGTGAAGCACGTTTACAGAGTCTACGAGGAGATGAAACGGTGA
- the lepA gene encoding translation elongation factor 4, with the protein MYRPDLIRNICIIAHIDHGKTTLVDRILEITNTVDKRKMREQYLDMMDIERERGITIKAQPVKVMYTAEDGNIYEINIIDTPGHVDFSYEVGRSMAACEGAILLVDATQGVEAQTVAHTYLAIEHDLEIIPVINKIDLPNANIEETALEIKDLLGASEDEILLVSAKEGTGVKELLEAIVKRVPPPKGDINGKLKALIFDAKYDNYKGVIVHVRLFDGQVKPGDKIMTFSNRKVYEVQEVGVFLPEMKPVDSLSAGEVGYIIAGIKEVSDARVGDTITSANDPVDEALPGYREIKPMVFAGMFPGLPEYYEELRKALEKLKLNDSALYFEPTISPAMGFGFRCGFLGPLHMEVVRERIEREFDLAVILTAPNVRYKVKLRNGEEIEITDPSKFPDEGEILEAYEPYVDLSIITPSEYIGAIINLVQNEKRGELRITENAGKNRVILRFYAPLAEIIYDFFDKMKAVSRGYASMDYEFKEYRKSDLVKVTILVNKEPVDALSFIAHRSKAYQIARKMVDKLKDLIPRHQFQIPIQAKADGRIIARADIKALRKDVLAKCYGGDVTRKMKLLEKQKEGKKKLREIGQVTIPQEAFLALLKIGEEEEK; encoded by the coding sequence GTGTACAGACCCGACCTGATCAGAAACATATGTATAATAGCGCATATCGATCATGGAAAGACGACTCTGGTGGACAGGATTCTTGAAATCACAAACACGGTGGACAAAAGAAAAATGAGAGAGCAGTACCTGGATATGATGGATATAGAAAGAGAAAGAGGAATCACCATAAAAGCCCAGCCGGTGAAGGTCATGTACACAGCAGAAGATGGGAACATCTACGAGATAAACATCATAGATACACCGGGACATGTGGATTTTTCTTACGAAGTGGGAAGAAGCATGGCGGCCTGTGAAGGTGCCATCTTGCTTGTCGATGCGACACAGGGAGTGGAAGCTCAGACAGTTGCCCACACCTATCTTGCCATAGAGCATGATCTGGAGATAATTCCGGTGATCAACAAGATAGATCTTCCGAATGCAAACATTGAAGAAACCGCTCTCGAAATAAAGGACCTTCTCGGCGCGAGTGAAGATGAGATCCTGCTCGTCAGTGCCAAGGAAGGAACGGGTGTGAAAGAACTCCTCGAAGCCATCGTCAAAAGGGTTCCTCCTCCGAAGGGAGATATCAACGGTAAACTCAAGGCGCTCATATTCGACGCAAAATACGACAACTACAAAGGCGTGATCGTGCATGTTCGTCTCTTCGATGGACAGGTAAAACCCGGTGATAAAATAATGACCTTCTCCAACAGGAAGGTTTACGAAGTCCAGGAAGTAGGAGTGTTTTTGCCAGAGATGAAACCAGTGGATTCACTCAGCGCAGGTGAAGTGGGATACATCATCGCAGGAATAAAAGAGGTGTCGGACGCGCGAGTGGGGGACACGATCACATCGGCGAATGATCCAGTTGATGAAGCTCTTCCAGGATACAGAGAGATAAAACCGATGGTTTTCGCCGGGATGTTTCCAGGACTTCCCGAATACTACGAAGAACTTAGAAAGGCACTCGAAAAGTTGAAACTCAACGATTCTGCACTGTATTTCGAGCCCACGATATCTCCGGCTATGGGCTTTGGCTTTCGATGTGGTTTTCTGGGGCCACTTCATATGGAAGTGGTGCGAGAAAGAATAGAGAGAGAATTCGACCTTGCCGTCATTCTCACCGCACCGAACGTCAGATACAAGGTGAAACTCAGAAACGGCGAGGAAATAGAGATCACAGATCCTTCCAAATTTCCCGATGAAGGTGAAATACTGGAGGCGTACGAACCGTACGTTGATCTTTCGATCATCACACCGAGTGAATACATTGGAGCGATAATAAATCTCGTTCAAAATGAGAAGAGAGGAGAACTCAGAATAACCGAGAACGCTGGAAAAAACCGGGTCATCCTCAGATTCTATGCTCCGCTTGCCGAGATAATATACGATTTCTTCGACAAGATGAAAGCAGTGAGCAGAGGCTACGCTTCCATGGATTACGAGTTCAAAGAGTACAGAAAAAGCGACCTGGTGAAGGTTACCATACTCGTAAACAAAGAACCCGTCGATGCATTGTCGTTCATAGCACATCGCTCGAAAGCGTACCAGATAGCCCGAAAGATGGTGGATAAACTGAAAGATCTGATTCCACGCCACCAGTTCCAAATTCCCATTCAGGCTAAGGCTGACGGCAGAATAATAGCAAGAGCGGACATAAAAGCGCTCAGAAAAGACGTTCTGGCGAAATGTTACGGTGGAGATGTGACGAGGAAAATGAAACTTCTCGAAAAACAAAAAGAAGGCAAAAAGAAACTCAGGGAAATCGGACAGGTTACCATACCGCAGGAAGCGTTCCTGGCTCTTCTGAAAATAGGAGAGGAGGAAGAAAAGTGA
- a CDS encoding glycoside hydrolase family 2 protein: protein MKRIDLNGFWNVRDNEGRFSLDGTVPGVVQADLVREGLLPHPYVGMNEDLFKEIEDREWIYEREFEFKEDLKEGERVDLVFEGVDTLSDVYLNGVYLGSTENMFIEYRFDVTNILREKNHLEVYIKSPIRVPKALEQNYGVLGGPEDPIRGYIRKAQYSYGWDWGARIVTSGIWKPVYLEVYRARLQDSTAYLLKLEGKDALVRVNGFVYGEGNLSVEVFVNGEKTGEFPVFEKNGERLFDGVFHLEDVRLWYPWNVGEPYLYDFVFVLKDSNGEIYREEKKIGLRRVRIIQEPDEEGKTFIFEINGERVFAKGANWIPSDNILTWLTDEDYEKLIKMARSANMNMLRVWGGGIYEREIFYRLCDELGIMVWQDFMYACLEYPDHLPWFRKLANEEARKIVRKLRYHPSIVLWCGNNENNWGFDEWGNMFRKVDGINLGNRLYLFDFPKICTEEDPSTPYWPSSPYGGEKANSEKEGDRHVWYVWSGWLNYENYEKDTGRFISEFGFQGAPHPETIEFFSKPEEREIFHPVMLKHNKQVEGQERLIRFIFGNFGKCKDFDSFVYLSQLNQAEAIKFGVEHWRSRKYKTAGTLFWQLNDSWPVFSWSAVDYFKRPKALYYYARRFFAEVLPVLKKRESKIELLVVNDLRETKEVSLRLAAYERTGEKVFEKTYRTVLPADGVCSVDRIELPDDLFFFVEAEIDGVKYRNYRVFRKWRDLELPDPEISLEDMGDFIELTAKSPAFGVKILSDEVPEDDFLFLEPEKSITIKKPDGIRGVKSLYDYLK, encoded by the coding sequence GTGAAGAGAATCGACCTGAACGGTTTTTGGAACGTCAGGGATAATGAAGGGAGATTTTCACTTGATGGAACTGTGCCAGGAGTTGTTCAGGCAGACCTGGTCAGAGAAGGTCTCCTTCCACACCCGTACGTTGGGATGAACGAAGATCTCTTCAAAGAAATAGAAGACAGAGAGTGGATCTACGAAAGGGAGTTCGAGTTCAAAGAAGATTTAAAAGAAGGGGAACGTGTCGATCTTGTTTTTGAGGGTGTTGATACGTTGTCAGATGTCTATCTGAACGGTGTTTACCTTGGAAGCACTGAAAACATGTTCATTGAGTATCGCTTCGATGTCACGAACATATTGAGAGAAAAGAATCACCTGGAGGTGTACATAAAATCTCCCATCAGAGTTCCAAAAGCTCTCGAGCAGAACTACGGAGTTCTCGGCGGACCAGAAGATCCCATTAGAGGCTACATAAGAAAAGCCCAGTACTCGTACGGATGGGACTGGGGCGCCAGAATCGTCACAAGTGGTATATGGAAACCCGTTTACCTCGAAGTGTACAGAGCACGTCTTCAGGATTCAACGGCTTATCTGCTGAAACTTGAGGGTAAAGATGCCCTTGTGAGGGTGAACGGTTTCGTATACGGGGAAGGGAATCTCAGTGTAGAAGTCTTTGTGAACGGTGAGAAGACAGGGGAATTTCCCGTTTTCGAAAAGAACGGAGAAAGACTCTTCGATGGAGTGTTCCACCTGGAAGATGTGAGGCTCTGGTATCCGTGGAACGTGGGGGAACCGTACCTGTACGATTTCGTCTTCGTGTTGAAAGACTCAAACGGAGAGATCTACAGGGAAGAAAAGAAAATCGGTTTGAGAAGAGTCAGAATCATTCAGGAGCCCGATGAAGAAGGAAAGACTTTCATATTCGAAATCAACGGTGAGAGAGTCTTCGCGAAGGGTGCCAACTGGATTCCCTCGGACAACATCCTCACGTGGTTAACAGACGAAGATTACGAAAAGCTCATCAAAATGGCGAGGAGTGCCAACATGAACATGCTCAGAGTCTGGGGAGGAGGTATTTACGAGAGAGAGATCTTCTACAGACTCTGTGATGAACTCGGTATCATGGTATGGCAGGATTTCATGTACGCGTGTCTTGAATATCCGGATCATCTTCCGTGGTTCAGAAAACTCGCAAACGAAGAAGCAAGAAAAATTGTGAGAAAACTCAGATACCATCCTTCCATTGTTCTCTGGTGCGGAAACAACGAAAACAACTGGGGATTCGATGAATGGGGAAATATGTTCAGAAAAGTGGATGGTATAAATCTCGGAAACAGGCTTTATCTTTTCGATTTTCCAAAGATCTGTACTGAAGAAGACCCATCCACTCCCTACTGGCCGTCCAGCCCTTACGGCGGCGAAAAGGCGAACAGCGAAAAAGAAGGAGACAGACACGTCTGGTATGTGTGGAGTGGATGGCTGAACTACGAGAACTACGAAAAAGACACCGGAAGGTTCATCAGTGAGTTTGGATTTCAAGGTGCTCCCCATCCAGAGACGATAGAGTTTTTCTCAAAACCTGAGGAAAGAGAGATATTCCATCCTGTCATGCTGAAGCACAACAAACAGGTGGAAGGTCAGGAAAGGTTGATCAGGTTCATATTCGGGAATTTTGGGAAGTGTAAAGATTTCGACAGTTTTGTGTATCTGTCCCAGCTCAACCAGGCGGAGGCGATCAAGTTCGGTGTTGAACACTGGCGAAGCAGGAAGTACAAGACGGCTGGTACTCTCTTCTGGCAGCTCAACGACAGCTGGCCGGTTTTCAGCTGGTCCGCAGTCGATTACTTCAAGAGGCCCAAAGCTCTCTATTATTACGCGCGGAGATTCTTTGCGGAAGTTCTACCCGTTTTGAAGAAGAGAGAAAGCAAAATAGAACTTTTGGTGGTGAACGATCTGAGGGAGACGAAGGAGGTCTCTCTCAGGCTTGCGGCCTATGAGAGGACGGGAGAAAAAGTATTCGAGAAGACTTACAGAACTGTACTTCCAGCAGACGGTGTGTGTTCGGTTGATAGAATTGAATTGCCCGATGATCTTTTCTTCTTCGTCGAGGCGGAAATTGATGGGGTTAAATACAGAAACTACAGGGTTTTCAGAAAGTGGCGCGATCTGGAACTTCCAGATCCGGAGATTTCGCTTGAGGACATGGGAGATTTTATAGAATTGACAGCGAAAAGCCCCGCTTTTGGTGTCAAGATTCTCTCCGATGAAGTACCTGAGGACGATTTTCTGTTCCTGGAACCGGAAAAGAGTATCACGATAAAGAAACCAGATGGAATAAGAGGAGTGAAATCTCTGTATGATTATTTGAAATGA
- a CDS encoding UvrB/UvrC motif-containing protein — protein MKCLKCGQETSKSYKVDFDGVEKEIAYCQKCLMDVLKESIPFKNIPSPSEDSRRRNRHLSYEGEMTIFVEAPLKILEEMFGKIWSDQEKENFENERKITFLERKLNEAIKNEDYRKANRLKQLILQIKNKTVK, from the coding sequence ATGAAATGTTTGAAGTGTGGACAGGAAACTTCAAAGTCATATAAAGTGGATTTCGACGGTGTAGAAAAGGAGATCGCATACTGTCAGAAATGCTTGATGGATGTTCTGAAAGAGAGTATTCCTTTCAAGAACATCCCATCTCCCTCAGAGGACTCAAGGAGAAGAAACAGACATCTTTCCTACGAAGGAGAGATGACGATTTTCGTGGAGGCTCCCCTGAAAATCCTGGAGGAAATGTTCGGAAAAATCTGGTCAGATCAAGAGAAAGAAAACTTTGAAAATGAAAGAAAAATCACTTTCCTCGAAAGAAAGTTAAATGAGGCGATAAAGAACGAAGATTACAGAAAGGCCAATCGTTTGAAACAACTCATACTTCAAATCAAAAACAAAACAGTAAAATGA
- the pth gene encoding aminoacyl-tRNA hydrolase: MVVVGLGNPGPRYAFTRHNVGFLFLDFLKSKDWKTEKYFAWSRIKLAGNDVALVKPLTYMNLSGLAMPHVLKFFNASPDDIIVVYDDVSLKLGRIRIRKKGSDGGHNGMKSIIQALGTQEIKRIRVGIGDKPEGMDLVDFVLGEFSDEEWIILNKVFEVMKEALEVILIEGTEKAMSIYNSLEVRV; the protein is encoded by the coding sequence ATGGTTGTCGTTGGTCTGGGGAATCCAGGCCCACGTTATGCCTTCACCCGGCATAACGTGGGTTTTCTGTTTCTGGACTTTTTGAAAAGCAAAGACTGGAAAACTGAAAAATATTTCGCGTGGAGCAGAATCAAGCTGGCCGGAAACGACGTGGCGTTGGTGAAACCATTGACCTATATGAACCTCAGCGGTTTGGCGATGCCCCACGTTTTGAAATTCTTCAACGCCAGCCCGGATGATATAATAGTGGTGTACGATGACGTGAGTTTGAAACTTGGAAGGATCCGCATCAGGAAGAAAGGTTCCGACGGTGGACACAACGGTATGAAATCCATCATACAGGCGCTCGGAACACAGGAGATAAAGCGTATAAGGGTAGGAATAGGTGATAAACCAGAAGGAATGGATCTTGTAGATTTCGTGCTGGGAGAATTCTCAGACGAGGAGTGGATTATACTAAACAAAGTGTTTGAAGTGATGAAAGAAGCCCTTGAGGTGATTCTCATCGAAGGAACAGAAAAAGCAATGTCTATCTACAACTCCTTAGAGGTGAGAGTATGA
- a CDS encoding 50S ribosomal protein L25 → MVSLEARVREVKGKREARRLRRNGEVPAVVYGPATEPIPVKIKRSVLEKVFHTISEATPIQLIIKDDQGNTVSEKTVFLKMIQRDKVSETVVHLDFYEPTKGHRMRINVPLKVVGKPVGVEKGGFLEVFHEEIPVETDPDNVPQEIEVDVSSLDLGDVIYARDLKLPEGVKCLLGDEEVVVSVLVPKEVVIEETTEAEETAEPEVIKRKEEEEE, encoded by the coding sequence ATGGTAAGTCTGGAAGCAAGAGTGAGAGAAGTGAAGGGAAAAAGAGAAGCGAGGCGTCTTAGAAGGAATGGAGAAGTACCAGCGGTAGTGTATGGACCAGCAACTGAACCTATACCCGTGAAAATCAAGAGATCGGTCCTCGAGAAGGTATTCCACACCATTTCCGAAGCAACCCCCATTCAATTGATAATCAAAGACGATCAGGGAAACACGGTGTCGGAAAAGACCGTGTTTCTCAAGATGATTCAGAGGGACAAGGTCTCTGAAACGGTCGTTCACCTCGACTTCTATGAACCGACAAAAGGCCATAGAATGAGGATCAATGTGCCTCTCAAAGTTGTTGGAAAACCAGTTGGTGTTGAAAAGGGTGGCTTCCTCGAGGTGTTCCACGAAGAGATACCTGTTGAAACCGATCCCGACAACGTTCCGCAGGAAATAGAAGTGGACGTTTCTTCTCTCGATCTTGGAGACGTGATTTACGCAAGAGATCTGAAACTTCCAGAAGGTGTTAAGTGCCTTCTCGGAGATGAAGAAGTGGTTGTTTCTGTTCTCGTTCCGAAAGAAGTGGTGATTGAAGAAACTACAGAAGCGGAAGAAACCGCAGAACCTGAAGTTATAAAGAGAAAGGAAGAAGAAGAGGAATAA
- a CDS encoding ribose-phosphate pyrophosphokinase, translated as MSFSNEMKIFSGNANRPLAEKIANYLNLQLGDCEVGRFADGEINVRINETVRGHDIFLIQPTSPPVNENLMELLIMIDAFKRASANTIAVVIPYYGYARQDRKAKGRDPISAKLVANLITVAGATRVLTVDLHAEQIQGFFDIPVDNLWSYPVFAEELLKRENIVPEETVVVSPDVGGVRRARRMAERLKTSLAILDKRRPSDNVAEVVNIIGEVKDKVVIMFDDIIDTAHSIVKGAEALKNAGAKKIIACATHGVFSNRALERIENSSIDTVYITDTIYHEDLPEKVKVISVANLIGEAIMRIRKHLSVSTLFR; from the coding sequence ATGTCTTTCTCAAACGAAATGAAAATTTTTTCTGGAAACGCCAACAGACCTCTGGCCGAGAAGATAGCGAATTACCTGAATCTTCAACTCGGTGACTGTGAGGTTGGAAGATTCGCCGATGGAGAGATAAACGTCCGTATAAACGAAACGGTGAGGGGACACGATATCTTTCTCATTCAGCCCACCTCACCTCCGGTGAACGAAAACCTCATGGAACTTCTCATAATGATCGATGCGTTCAAACGAGCATCAGCCAACACCATCGCTGTCGTGATCCCTTACTACGGATACGCAAGACAGGACAGGAAGGCAAAGGGAAGAGATCCCATCAGTGCCAAGTTGGTTGCAAACCTCATCACTGTGGCTGGAGCGACCCGCGTTCTGACGGTGGATCTCCACGCGGAACAGATACAGGGGTTCTTTGACATTCCCGTTGACAATCTCTGGAGCTATCCCGTCTTCGCAGAGGAACTTCTCAAAAGAGAAAACATCGTTCCTGAAGAAACTGTGGTTGTTTCACCTGACGTGGGTGGTGTGAGAAGGGCAAGGAGAATGGCTGAAAGATTGAAAACCTCTCTTGCGATTCTCGATAAACGAAGGCCGAGTGATAACGTTGCGGAAGTGGTCAACATAATAGGAGAGGTTAAGGATAAAGTGGTTATCATGTTCGATGATATAATAGATACTGCTCACTCTATAGTGAAGGGTGCAGAGGCTCTGAAAAATGCAGGCGCAAAGAAGATCATAGCATGTGCAACACACGGCGTCTTCTCCAATAGAGCCTTGGAGAGGATAGAAAATTCCTCGATAGACACCGTGTATATAACCGACACGATATATCATGAAGATCTTCCAGAAAAGGTTAAGGTGATCTCGGTAGCGAATCTCATAGGAGAAGCCATCATGCGAATAAGGAAACATCTGTCTGTGAGCACACTCTTCAGATGA
- the glmU gene encoding bifunctional UDP-N-acetylglucosamine diphosphorylase/glucosamine-1-phosphate N-acetyltransferase GlmU codes for MRALVLAAGKGTRMKSKIPKVLHPLSGKPMIEWVVETAGKIAQKVGVVLGFEAEMVRKNLPEWVDVFVQEEQLGTAHAVMCAKDFIEPGDDVLILYGDVPLISENTLRRMIEEHRKGADVTILVADLEDPSGYGRVIQDGSKYRIIEDADLPEELKGVTTINTGFYVFSGDFLLKVLPEIKNENAKGEYYLTDAVNLAEKVKVVKTDDLLEITGVNTRKTLVWLEEQLRMRKIEELLENGVTIIDPATTYIHYSVEIGMDTVIHPMTFIEGRTRVGENCEIGPMTRIVDCEIGNNVKITRSECFMSVIEDDVSVGPFARLREGTILKKSSKIGNFVEIKKSTIGEGTKAQHLSYIGDAFVGKNVNIGAGTITCNYDGKKKNPTFIEDGAFIGSNSSLVAPVRIGKGALIGAGSVITEDVPPYSLGLGRARQVVKEGWALKKRKEE; via the coding sequence ATGAGAGCCCTCGTTCTCGCAGCGGGAAAAGGTACAAGGATGAAATCAAAGATTCCCAAAGTGCTACACCCACTCTCTGGAAAGCCCATGATAGAGTGGGTGGTTGAAACAGCCGGGAAAATAGCGCAGAAGGTCGGTGTTGTACTCGGTTTTGAAGCGGAAATGGTTAGAAAAAATCTTCCAGAGTGGGTGGATGTCTTCGTTCAGGAAGAGCAGTTGGGCACCGCACACGCTGTGATGTGTGCAAAAGATTTCATCGAACCAGGAGATGACGTTTTGATTCTCTACGGAGACGTTCCTCTCATAAGTGAAAACACTTTGAGAAGAATGATCGAAGAGCACAGAAAAGGTGCAGACGTGACCATCTTAGTGGCTGATCTCGAAGACCCATCCGGGTACGGTAGAGTTATACAGGATGGAAGCAAATACAGAATAATAGAAGACGCAGACTTGCCAGAGGAACTGAAAGGTGTAACCACGATCAACACCGGATTTTACGTGTTCTCCGGTGATTTTCTTTTAAAAGTACTCCCGGAGATAAAAAACGAGAACGCAAAGGGGGAGTACTACCTCACAGATGCAGTTAATCTTGCCGAAAAAGTGAAGGTTGTAAAAACTGATGACCTGCTTGAAATAACCGGAGTGAACACCAGAAAAACCCTTGTTTGGCTCGAGGAACAGCTCAGGATGAGGAAAATAGAAGAGCTCTTAGAGAACGGTGTTACCATCATAGATCCGGCCACCACTTACATTCACTACTCTGTCGAAATCGGCATGGACACCGTCATTCACCCTATGACTTTCATAGAAGGCAGGACTCGTGTGGGAGAAAACTGCGAGATAGGACCTATGACAAGAATAGTTGATTGTGAGATAGGAAACAACGTGAAGATCACAAGATCTGAATGCTTCATGAGTGTGATAGAAGACGATGTCTCCGTTGGTCCGTTTGCAAGGTTGAGAGAAGGAACGATTTTGAAGAAATCTTCAAAAATTGGAAACTTTGTTGAAATCAAAAAAAGTACAATTGGAGAGGGGACAAAAGCTCAACACCTCAGTTACATAGGGGACGCGTTCGTCGGAAAGAATGTAAACATAGGCGCAGGAACAATCACCTGTAATTACGATGGCAAGAAAAAGAATCCCACTTTCATTGAAGATGGAGCCTTCATAGGAAGCAACTCGTCTCTGGTGGCACCCGTTCGTATTGGGAAAGGAGCTTTGATAGGAGCGGGATCGGTGATAACAGAGGACGTTCCACCGTATTCCCTTGGTCTGGGTAGAGCAAGGCAGGTTGTGAAAGAAGGTTGGGCATTGAAGAAGAGAAAGGAGGAATGA